The window ACAAATTCGTCATTGGTTTTGATCGCGCTCTGCGTGTAGTTAGTGGTCAGGCACATGCTTCACGCGCGCAACCTGGCCACTATTTAAAGGAAACAGTATTAAGCGAACAAGACCGCAAGCACAGCGCAGGACTAATGCGCGTGAATCATGTAGGTGAGGTATGCGCGCAGGCTTTATATGATGCGCAAGGACGGGTTACACAGTCTAAAGATATCAAACAGGCATTCACTCATTCTGGCAAAGAGGAGGAAGATCATCTGGCCTGGACTGCGCAGAGACTGGCTGACTTAAACTCACACACCAGTTTTCTAAATCCGGTCTGGTACGCCGGTGCCTATGTCTGCGGTACGATTGCTGCGCATTGTGGCGATGCAATTAGCTTGGGGTTTGTGGTGGAGACAGAGAAGCAGGTCGAAGCGCATTTGGCAAGTCATCTGGACAAGCTTCCATCCGATGATAAAAAATCAAAAGCCATCGTGGAACAAATGCGCCTGGATGAAATTGCCCATGGCGCGGCGGCCGACGCGCTTGGGGCTTCTGCGCTGCCGCTACCCTTCCAGTTCTTAATGAAGGGTATGTCTAAGGTAATGACAACGACTGCTTACTATCTATGACGATTCGTGACTACTTGTGATGTTTAAATATCGGCGACGTTACTCATAAAATGAATAAAACGTTGCCTTAAAATTCTAAAAAATCACAACATCAAAAAACAACCCGCCGCAACCGCGGTTGGTATCAGAGCAGAGATAATCAGACCTAGTGGGCTAATTGCCTGCTCATCGAAACACTCCTTCAAAATCGCAAACCCGGCTGGATTAGGTGCGTTGGCAATCACCGTCAGACCACCACCCGTCACGGCACCGGCGACCAACGCATATTTTGCGCCATCAGATAAACCAGATACCAAAGACCCCAAATAAGTCAGTGCGGCATTATCGGTAATGGCCGTTAATCCCAAAGAACCAAAAAATAAAACGGTGGAATCCATACCCGCCAGTATCGGTTGCAACCACCATTGTTGCTTTCCGCCTAGTACCACCAAACCAGCCAAAAAGAATGCCACTAGCAAACCTTCCCGCAGCATCAGCTTGTCCTGATAGCGTTGATAAGCTTCGGTAAAGCCTAAGAAAAACAAAAACAATCCCATAAAGACCGCAGGATAATGCGCAAACACGACGGTCGCGCCTAAAAATAAATAGTGAACCAGTACAACAGCGAATGGCACAGGAGCCTCCGTACTTTGGACAATTGCATCGGCAGTTCGCGCTCCGATTACAGCGAGCTTAATCTCCATCAACTGCTTGCGAAAGGCCACCGTTACGATCAGCGCATTAATCAATACAGCAATCGCTGCTTTCCAACCAAATACGCTGGACATAAAACTGATATCCCAACCCCATTTTTCTGCCACCATTAATACTGGCGGTGCAGCGAAAGGAGTCAACACACCGCCGATAGAAATATTCACAAACAAAACACCCAGCGTCGCGTACTTTAATTTTTGAGAAATATCTTTCGTATAAAAACGCTCACGCAACATTAAGGCAGCCAAAGTCATAGCCGCAGGCTCAGTGATCAGAGAGCCCAGCAAAGGCACCAGACTCAAGCACAAAAAATAAGCGCTAACGGCGGGATTCACCGGCAGTATCGCCGCGATACGGCTGACTAAGTTCTGCACCGATTGCAAAATGGGTTTTGTCCCTGCAATGGTCAGTATCACGAAGACAAATAGCGGCTCAGTAAAATTTTGGCTTTCTAAATAACTGATGGCTGCTTTCTGATGATTCAGTACAGCAATACAGCCAACCAATACTAACGCCCAAAAACCAAAGACAACTTCTACTTCACCCAGCAAATGCCATAAACCCGCATGATTTTTACTAGTATGTGCCAGATGTAAAAAATGCTTGGTAGAGAATGTATGTAACACCGCCAATCCAAAAATCGCCGCACCTGCATAGTTAATTAATTGCGTGTTATCCATATTAAATTAAGCTTCTTTTTAAATGTAATCGGGTTGATAGAGCACAGTCGTTTTTTACACTTTATCCAATTTCGCAATACTCAAGTCCAGCAACTTCATGCCTTGCCGTCCAAAATTAATATGCGCCCTAGCATTACTGCCGCCACCTTCAATATTCACAATCACGCCCTCGCCAAACTTGGCATGCATCACTGTCTCGCCGATGCGCCAGCCGGGCTTGCTGCTGGTTTTATTAAAATTCTGTGCAATATGATTTGCCCCTGCTGATGGTTCTTCATCCCAAGCTGATTTTTTATTACCGAACCAGCTTGGCTGGATTTTTGGCGACAGCCATTTAATCGATTCTTCTGGCATCTCATCAAAAAATCGTGAGCGCATGTTGTAGCGCGTCTGTCCATGCAGCATGCGGGTCTGCGAGAAGCTAACATACAGGCGCTTGCGTGCCCGCGTGATCGCGACATACATCAGACGCCGTTCTTCTTCAACGCCAGAATCTTCCTTCGCGCTATTCTCATGCGGGAACAAACCCTCTTCTAAACCAGTGATGAAGACTGCATCAAATTCTAAACCTTTAGCAGAATGCACCGTCATCAGTTGCAAGGCATCTTGTCCGACCTGCGCCTGATTGTCGCCCGCCTCCAAAGACGCATGCGATAAAAATGCTGACAACGGCGACATCACTGTGGGTAAGGCGGCATCTGCATCAATAATCTCTACCCCATCGGCAATCGTAACCAGGCCGACCGCCGCTTGTGACGCAGGCCCTAACAAAGCCGGGGCATCCGAACGAAAACCCTCTTCGGAAATAAACAGTGTCGCCGCATTGACTAACTGCTCCAAGTTTTCGATACGGTCAGCGCCTTCTTTCTCGTTCTGATAATGCGTCATCAGACTACTCAAATCGAGGACAATTTTGACCATTTCTGGCAAAGACAAACGCTGGGTTTCAAACCGTGCACTCTCAATGAGTTTGACAAAATTACCCAGAGAAGTACCCGCTTTACCAGCGACATAAGGTACTGCCGCGTATAAAGAAATACCATATTGTTTGGCTGAATCTTGCAGCTGCTCTAAGGAGCGTGCGCCAATCCCGCGCGCCGGGAAATTGACTACACGCAAAAAGGCAGAATCATTGTGCGGATTATCCATCAGCTGCAAATACGCAATCGCATGCTTAATCTCGGCACGCTCAAAATAGCGCTGACCGCCATACACTTTGTAGGGCAAATTCGCTGTGAACAAAGCATGCTCTATCACCCGCGATTGCGCGTTGGAGCGATACAGGATCGCGATTTCGCTACGCAACGAACCTTCTCGTATCAGGTTCTTGGCTTCCTCAATAATCCACTGCGCTTCCTGAATATCGCTACTGGCTTCATAGATGCGCACAGGTTCGCCATGACCTGCGTCGGTACGCAAATTTTTACCAAGGCGCTTGCTGTTATTGGCGATCAGGGTATTTGCTGTATCCAGAATATGACCATGCGAGCGATAATTCTGCTCCAGCTTAATAATATTTTCGACTTTAAATTCTTGCTCAAACGAGGACATATTGCCGACGTTGGCACCGCGGAAGGCATAAATACTTTGATCATCGTCGCCGACCGCAAACACCGCGCCGCTGTGTTGATTGCCTTGCCCCGATATCAGCTTTAGCCATTTATATTGCAGGTCATTGGTATCCTGAAACTCGTCAACCAAGATATGTTTAAAGCGAGCTTGATAATGCTCACGCAGAGGCTGATTGCGGCTAAGCAGCTCATAAGTACGCAATAATAATTCTGCAAAATCGACGACGCCCTCACGCTGACATTGCGCATCATAGAGCTCATATAACGCCACCATTTTGCGGTTGAAATCATCATAAGCATCCACCGCTGCTGCCCGCAAACCCTGATCTTTTGCGCTATTGATAAAGTACATCAAGGTGCGCGGCGGGAACTTCTCATCGTCAACGTTGTTCGCTTTCAGCAAACGCTTGATAAACGAGAGCTGGTCCGATGAATCCAGAATCTGAAACGTCTGCGGCAAACTGGCATCACGATGATGCGCGCGCAGCAAGCGATTGCATAAGCCGTGGAAAGTACCTATCCACAAGCCGCGCGTATTGATCGGCAACATCGCCGACAAGCGCAACAACATTTCTTTGGAGGCTTTATTGGTGAACGTGACTGCCAGAATCCCTTGCGGTGATACTTGTCCGGTTTGGATTAACCAGGCAATCCGGGTGGTGAGGACGCGGGTTTTACCAGAGCCTGCGCCCGCTAAAATCAGAGCAGATTGCGAAGGTAAAGTGACAGCAGCGAGCTGTTCTGGATTCAGATTATGGAGAAGATTTTGCATCCCATGATTATACGGGAGTAACACGCTGGAGAACTTCTAAAAACCCTCCCTGCTAAAGAGCATTAAATGCCTCCAGCACGTTCCATTGTTGCGTACCATAGCCGTGCCAGCGTATTGCTATGTCGACGTATTGTTGCGTCCAAGTAATCAATCCTGCTTAGCGCTGTATCTCGATTAAATGGCTTTTGAAGCTCGCCCTGATAATCACCTAAAAGAACACCGACATATTAATCAAGATCGACAAATTATATATACTCCCCATTATTTTTATGAAAATAAGCTTATTGTCCAATTATTATATGGGCACTTTGAAAATACCCACCAGGAGTATATTTATTCAAAATAGAGCGGCGAATGCCTTTGCAGAGGCTTTGGGATCATCGGCCAGGTAAATGCTGCTGATCGCGGCGACCATGTTGGCCCCCGCCTGTACCAGCGGTCTGGCATTGTCCACCGTCATTCCTCCGATCACGACGTTGGGCAAAGTAATCTGAGTGTTAGCTTCGGAGATGATGCTCGAGGGCGTAGTCACCGGATATTGTTTCACTCGCGACGGATAAAAGCCGCCAAACGCCACGTAGCTTGCGCCTGCTTGTTGTGCCGCATGTGCCCGTTGTATATCGTCATAACAAGACGCACCCACGATTTTATCCGAGCCAACCTGCGCGCGTGCCTCTGCCACGCTGGCATCTGTGCCGCCAACATGAATCCCGTCAGCATCCAACGCAAGGCACAACTCAATATGATCGTTAATGATGAAGGGAATGGCATACCGCTGACATAGACTTTGCAGCGCGCACGCTTGCTGCATACGTAACTTAATATCCGCAAATTTGTGCCGGTATTGCAGCAACCTGGCCCCACCTTGTATGGCTTGCTCGCTGACGGCAAGCAGCCGGTCAGTATCATCCCAATCGGGCGTTACCAGATATAAACCTGCGAACTGACTCGGAAGAATTGGCATTTTTTTCTTTCTGTTTTTAGATGCGACAAGGAATCAATTGCCCCGGTGCGATCGCGTAAGCTTGTGCCAAACTGTCTTGCGTGTAGCGCTGCGCGTTCTCTAAAGCTTCGCCCATCGATGCGCCTGCTGCAAGTTGCCCTGCAATCGCGGACGCCAATGTGCAACCACTTCCGTGATAACTGGCAGGCAATCGATCCCATTGCCATTGCTGATGATGCCCGTTAGCAAACCAATGGTTATTAACTAGCCGCCCCGAACCATGACCGCCTTTGATGAATACATCGCGGCAGGCAAATTGCAACAACTGGCGCGCTTGCTGAACTATGTCACCACTTGTCGGGCACAAACGCTGTACTTCTGGCATGTTCGGCGTGATCAGAGTTGCGACTTCTAAGAGCGGTTGGATGACCTGGTCCGGCGCATCGTCTAGCAATAAAACGTCGCCATGGCCGCTAGATAGTACAGGATCTAATATCACTGGGATGTCCGGCGTACCAGGCTGACTTTGCACAATTTCGGCCACTAGCTCTGCAATACATTCTGCGTTGGCACGGTGCCCGACTACACCAATTTTGATCGCAGCAATCTTGCATTTTTGTAGCAAAACGCGAACTTGATGACGAATGATATCGGGCTCTATTACATGCACCGCAAATACACGATCGTTGTCTTGCACTGTTAACGCCGTAATAATCGTCAGAGCATGGGCACCCTGCGCTGCAATCGCTTCGCTATCAGCCTGTATTCCTGCACCGCCACTTGGGTCGTGTCCGGCAAATACCAGTACGCAGGGTCGCTGTCTTGTTTTAAAACTCGCAGCCGCATTTATAGGTTGATTTGTAGGTTGATTTGTAGGTTGATCCAACATTGATCTCGTCATCCGCTCACGCAACCCGACCGGCCATCGGCGAGGATGCTGATGCCACAAATTTTTTAGGAATGCGTCCCGCCAAAAACGCTTCACGTCCCGCCTCTACTGCCAAGCCCATCGCACGCGCCATCCGAACCGGGTCATGCGCACCGGCAATCGCCGTATTCATCAAAACACCATCACAACCCAACTCCATGGCAATAGCCGCATCTGAGGCGGTACCAACGCCAGCATCAACCAATACCGGCACAGTGGCTTGCTGAATAATCAGCGACAAATTCCAGGGATTGAGTATCCCCATACCCGATCCAATTAACGATGCTAAGGGCATGATGGCGACGCAACCGATGTCTTCTAACATCTTTGCCTGAATCGGATCATCGCTGCAATACACCATCACATCAAAGCCGCCTTTGACCAAGATTTGGGCCGCTTTCAAGGTTTCTGGCATATTAGGAAAAAGGGTCTTTTCATCTCCCAACACCTCCAGTTTGCACAGCTTATGACCGCCCAATAATTCACGCCCTAATTGCAAGGTATACACCGCATCTTCCGCGCTGTAACAACCGGCAGAATTTGGCAAGATTGTGTATTTATTTGGCGGTACAACGTCCAACAAGCTAGGCGCATTAGGATCTTGTCCGATATTCACGCGACGGATCGCCACCGTAATGATTTCAGCGCCGCTGGCTTCTGTCGCCAATCGCGTTTGCTCTAAATCTTTGTACTTGCCACTACCAACCAGCAAACGTGAGCGGTAAGTTTTACCAGCAACGATCAGACTGGGATTGTGTTCTTGTTGCATAAAAATTCCTCTCCATGAATTTCATATAATTTTTTTGGAGTGCCCGTACGCACTAACCCAAACGAAAAAAAATGAAGTGTCCATATCACCCGCCGCCGATGGCACGCACCACATCAACTTGGTCTTGCGCTTGCAAGTAGTAACTCGACCAATGCGAACGAGCGACAATCTGGCGATTCACGGCAACCGCAATCGCCTGCCCGGACAGGTTCAGCGTCTCGATCAATCCAGCCAGCGTTTGCGCCCGATCGAATTGATAGGGTTCGCCATTCAATACGATAGGAGTCATAGCCAGGACTTATTGTTTTCTGTAGATTTCTGCACCAGATTTGACGAACTCAATCGCTTTTACTTCCATCCCCTGCTTCAATGCAGCGATCTCGGTAATGCCTTGTTTGGCCGCGTAATCCCGGACTTCTTGCGTGATCTTCATCGAGCAAAAATGGGGGCCGCACATCGAACAGAAATGCGCAACTTTGGCAGAATCTTTAGGCAGAGTTTCATCATGAAATTCCCGCGCCTTGTCCGGATCGAGTCCGATATTGAATTGATCATCCCAACGAAATTCAAAGCGAGCTTTAGACAAAGCATTGTCGCGGATTTGCGCACCCGGATGTCCCTTCGCCAGATCGGCTGCATGAGCGGCAATTTTGTAAGTAATGATGCCGTCTTTGACGTCGACTTTATTCGGCAAACCCAAGTGTTCTTTTGGCGTGACATAGCACAACATCGCCGTACCATACCAGCCAATTTGTGCGGCACCGATACCAGAAGTGATGTGGTCGTAACCCGGTGCAATGTCGGTCGTGAGTGGTCCCAGCGTATAAAAAGGCGCTTCGTGACATTGCTCTAACTGCAAATCCATATTCTCTTTGATGAGATGCATAGGCACATGACCAGGGCCTTCGATCATGACTTGCACATCATGCTTCCAAGCGATAGTGGTCAGCTCACCCAGAGTTTTTAACTCGCCTAATTGCGCTTCATCATTGGCATCATAAATCGAGCCAGGACGCAGGCCGTCACCCAAACTGAATGACACGTCATAGGCTTTCATGATCTCGCAGATGTCTTCAAAATGCTCATACAAGAAGCTCTCTTTATGATGCGCCAGACACCATTTCGCCATAATCGATCCGCCGCGAGAAACGATACCGGTCATCCGTTTTGCCGTCATCGGTACGTATTGCAAACGCACTCCAGCATGAATAGTAAAGTAATCCACGCCCTGCTCCGCCTGCTCGATCAATGTGTCGCGAAAAATCTCCCAAGTCAGATCTTCTGCTTTGCCGTTGACCTTCTCCAATGCCTGATAAATCGGGACAGTACCAATAGGTACGGGCGAATTACGGATGATCCATTCTCGTGTCTCATGGATGTGTTTTCCAGTAGACAAATCCATCACGTTGTCGCCGCCCCAGCGAATTGCCAATGTCATTTTTTCGACTTCTTCACCAATACTGGAAGTCACTGCAGAGTTGCCGATATTGGCATTAATTTTGACTAAAAAATTACGCCCGATAATCATCGGCTCAACCTCTGGATGATTGATGTTGGCGGGGATAATGGCGCGACCACGGGCAATTTCGGAACGTACAAATTCTGGTGTAATCAGATCCGGAATTGACGCACCGAAAGATTGTCCCGGATGCTGGCGACCCATGACCTCAGCCAGTTTGTTACCCATAGGGCCAGAGGCTTTTAGATTGACGAGATATTCCTGACGTTGTAGATTCTCACGGATGGCAATGTACTCCATCTCGGGCGTGATGATGCCCTGTCTTGCGTAGTGCATCTGAGTGACATTTTTTCCGGCTAAAGCACGGCGTGGTTTACGCTTCAGATTAAAACGTAGCTCAGCCAGCTTAGGATCGTTGAGTCTTTCGATCCCATAATCGGAGGATGGGCCGGACAACTCTTCTGTGTCATTGCGCTCTGCAATCCATGCACCACGTACCGAGGCAAGGCCGGATCGAATGTCGATTTTGACCTCTGGGTCAGAGTAAGGTCCTGAGGTGTCATAGACATAAATTGGTGGATTTTTTTCGGAACCAAACATCGCTGGCGTATCGGACTGACTGATCTGGCGCATAGGCACACGAATATCAGGACGGCTACCTTGAATGTAAATTTTGCGGGAATTTGGTAGCGGCTGGATTGCCGCTTGATCGACTACTGCGGTAGCGGATAGAAATTGTGGCTTGGCGTTCATTTTTGCTCCCATTAACGTGCACATTGTTGGTGGCAGCGTGGGAGGCTTGAGGTGCGCACGGTGAAGATGATGAGGGTTTGAGTAGCCCCGTGCGGCACTAATTTGCTTCCCTTCGCTGGCATTATCCAGATCAGGTTCAAGGGTATTTCTCACCCGTCAGCGTGTTCTTGCTGGCAGGACCCCTAGCATTTCTCTTATTCAGTTTCGTGTGTTCAGTTACTTTTATTCTGGTACTAGTTGCGATGCTTGTTTAATACATTGTTGTATCTTGTAGCTTCGAAATCATCTCAAAAACTAGCCGCATTATAACGACTTTCTGTTAACAGATCGTTTGATTTTTTAATTCGTATTGATTTCTTTGCGCTTTACCGGCCCGATGACTTCGATTAATTCCACCATATTAGCGCTGATCGCCGCGGACAAGTCGTGATCCAGAATCGGCATTGCTTGTTCGTGCGGCACCAGCAAACGTGCCAGTCCATATGCGCGGTTGCGCCCGTGCGCTTTGCCCAGATATAAAGCCATATCCGCCATTTGCATGGCTTTTTCCCAACTACAAATTTCTTCGGGAATATCTGAAAAAGGTAAGGAAATAAATCCCGCTGTGACAGTAACCAAGATCGCATTTTCACCGACCTGAACCGAATTTTCGCCAATAGCAGACAACACGCGCTCGACTAATTTTTTCAATTGAGCAGGGTTGGATTTAGGCGAATAAATCAAAAACTCTTCACCGCCCCAACGCAACACCATATCTGAATCTCGTACTGTTTTTCTCAAACGATGGGCGACTTCCATTAATATACTGTCACCAACCGCGTGACCCCAGGTGTCATTAATTTGCTTGAAATGGTCGATATCTAATAACAGCAAGCAATCTGGATTGTCGCTATCATTTTCACGTCGTTCCCTGTCACTACTGATCTCCCGATTTTTCATGATCTCTAAAAAAGATCGCCGGTTATAGAGTCCGGTTAAAGGATCGCGCACGGCATGGAACTCTAATTGCAAATTCGCTTCGACTAATTTTGCATTCGTTTTTCTGACGCGGCGGTACAACAAGAAAATAAATATTCCAGCCATAACTGTCAACATGGCACCGAGCAAGGTGATGACTTGTTGCAGCCGACGATTTTTTATATCGGCGTCCTTTAACTGGTTATCACGACCTAATAACTCGATCTGCTTTTGTCGCTTGTCCGCGTTGAACGTCTCTTGTAAAGTGGCGACGGCTTTGGCGCTCTCAGCTTTGAATAGATCATCGCTCAGTGTCTCCTTCTTGTGCATGGTTGCGACGGCTTCTTTGTACATGCCCGCGTGCTCATACATGAGACCAAGCTCACCTAAAATACCCTCGACGTTCGTTTTAGAATCGATGCTTTCAAAGTAGGCGATCACGCTATTTATTTTTTCTGCACCCTGAGTAATCTTACCTTGCCCGCCGAGCGCAAATCCCCAGTTGACATTGGCTAGTTGCTTTAAATATTCATCGTGAATCGCATCCGCTTTTTCATAGGCGATCTTGGTAGTACGCTCAGCCTCAACAAAATTATGCATGATCAGATATTGATCAGCGATATTACCAAGTGCGCTAATTTCCAACGCCGGGATGCCCGCCTCACGCGCGATGTTGAGTGTTTTTTGAAAAGAAATCAGCGCATCTTTGTTGCGGTCTAACTGCGCATAGGCAACGCCCTGCACCATAGTCAGTGAGGCTAAACTTTTCAGATCCGTGGTTGCCGAGAAAATCGCTAGCGCTTCATCGATCGTCGTGAGCGCCTTCTCTGGATTTTTCATAGTCGTGTATAGCCGGCTGATTAAATCAAGCTGATACAACTTGGCATGCGCTTGCCGGCGTGGTTGTAGATCGGTGAGTTTGAGCGCGTCTAAGTAATAAGAAAGCGCCAATTCAAATCGGCCAGTCGATGCGTAGACCGCACCAAAAGCGCTGCTGATGCGCATTTTCAGTTCTGGGTCAGGCGACGCCTTAATCGCATCTTGCACCTCAGTAAGATTGGCAATACTTTGTTCAGGATGGCCATCGTCAATCTCGTCAAACGCCTGGTTAACTTTGGCAAAATTGATCGAGCGCTGATCACCTTCTTTGACAGCTAACGCCATTAGAGTCGCATTCACCTTTTTTGCAGAACTCGCCTTGCCAGCATCGTATAACAATCCTGTCATCAACTTGAGCGCTTTTAATTTGACTTGATAACTGGCATCGGCCGAGAGTTTTTCTTGAAAGCTTTGCAACTGCTTTAATGCATTGGCATTGTCGGTATCACCAAGAATCTGAATCTGATCAATCTGCGCCAAATCTGCAGCCTCATCAGCGCGTGCGGGCGACGCTGTCAGGCCAAGAGCCAATAACAGAACAACGGCGCGGGAACAACGCAGTATCAGTTTATTGTCAAACATACGCTCATACAGAAATACTTCTTCGTTATAAGGAACTTCTAAAAATGAGGATATAGCTTTGCTTGCGGACGGCAACTGGCTCTGACGAACCAATGTGATTTTTAAAACCAATGACATGCTAGCATTTTAATTGACGCTTTCTTCGGCATTCTGAGCGAATACCCATGCTGCGATGCAAGCAGACCACAAAGCATGATTGCGGACGGATCTGACTACGGCCGCAGGCTTGATCCAGTTAAGATATTAATATACTCAGGAGATGTATATTTAGACTGTCCATATAAAATATGGACAAATCGCTATTTTTTATAAAAATAATGGGGAGTATATGGAAATTAAGCTAAATTAAGCTGATATCAATATAAAAAATCTCGCTACGCTGGTACTGCTATGGCATTCCATCAGTGCATCCCGCACTTTATTAATCCTGATCTAAAGCTAACTGGTAGCCAGCGATTGTCTGCTTCAATCCAAGCGCATTTAGCGGGCAAAAAAAGAATATTCAAAATCGGGCCGATTTTATGCAGCATATCTTATGCAGCATATTTTAGATTTGATACGGCTGTCCCTTATAATCAAGGATTGAGCAAACCAACCAAACCTAGATCACATCATGGAATTAGCCAAGTCATTTGAGCCCGCCGATATCGAAGCATTTTGGCGCACAGAGTGGGAAAAGCGCGGATATTTCGCCGCCAGTACCGACGCCAGCAAACCGTCTTTCAGCATCCAGCTACCGCCGCCCAACGTCACCGGCACATTGCATATGGGGCATGCTTTCAACCAAACGATCATGGACGGTCTGACCCGCTATTATCGTATGCGTGGTCACAACACCGCCTGGATACCGGGCACGGACCACGCCGGCATTGCGACCCAAATCGTGGTAGAACGCCAGCTCGATGCACAAAAAATTTCACGTCATGATTTAGGTCGTGAAAAATTTTTAGAAAAAGTCTGGGAGTGGAAAGAAAAATCCGGCTCTACCATCACCGGCCAGATGCGCCGCATGGGTGCGTCAGCAGACTGGCAACGCGAATACTTCACGATGGACGCACCGCGCTCCAAAGTCGTCACTGAAGTATTTGTCAAACTGGTAGAACAGGGTTTGATCTATCGTGGTAAGCGTCTGGTCAACTGGGATCCAGTGTTGGGTACTGCTGTGTCTGATCTGGAAGTGGTATCGGAAGAAGAAGACGGCTTTATGTGGCATATCCGCTATCCGTTCGCGGATGGCAGTGGTCATTTGACGGTTGCAACGACGCGTCCAGAAACTTTGCTGGGCGACGTTGCAGTCGCGGTTGACCCTACCGATGAGCGATATATCCATTTGGTCGGCAAGATGTTAAAACTGCCGCTGACGGATAGAGAAATTCCCGTTATCGCCGACGACTATGTTGATAAAGAGTTTGGCACAGGCTGCGTCAAGATCACGCCTGCGCATGACTTTAACGATTACGCAGTCGGTCAGCGTCATAAGCTGGAATTGATCAGCGTCCTTACACTGGACGCAAAAATTAATGAGAACGGATCAGCGCCTTATCAAGGCATGGATCGATTTGTCGCGCGCAAACAAATCGTCGCCGACCTCGACGCGCAAGGCTTATTAGAATCCGTTAAGCCGCACAAACTGATGGTGCCGCGTGGCGATCGTACCAATGTCGTGATCGAGCCTATGCTAACCGACCAGTGGTTTATGGCGATGAGCAAAGCCGCACCAGAAGGCACGCATTTCCCAGGCAAATCCATCGCCGAAGTCGCGCTAGAAAAAGTCGCGAATGGCGAAATCAAATTTGTACCGGAAAACTGGAGCACGACTTACAACCAATGGCTGAACAACATCCAGGACTGGTGTATCTCACGCCAACTATGGTGGGGTCATCAAATCCCTGCGTGGTACGGTGACAATGGCGAAATCTTCGTGGCACGTAATGACGAAGAAGCCAAAGCCAAAGCAGATGCGGCTGGT of the Undibacterium sp. 5I1 genome contains:
- a CDS encoding putative Na+/H+ antiporter; the encoded protein is MDNTQLINYAGAAIFGLAVLHTFSTKHFLHLAHTSKNHAGLWHLLGEVEVVFGFWALVLVGCIAVLNHQKAAISYLESQNFTEPLFVFVILTIAGTKPILQSVQNLVSRIAAILPVNPAVSAYFLCLSLVPLLGSLITEPAAMTLAALMLRERFYTKDISQKLKYATLGVLFVNISIGGVLTPFAAPPVLMVAEKWGWDISFMSSVFGWKAAIAVLINALIVTVAFRKQLMEIKLAVIGARTADAIVQSTEAPVPFAVVLVHYLFLGATVVFAHYPAVFMGLFLFFLGFTEAYQRYQDKLMLREGLLVAFFLAGLVVLGGKQQWWLQPILAGMDSTVLFFGSLGLTAITDNAALTYLGSLVSGLSDGAKYALVAGAVTGGGLTVIANAPNPAGFAILKECFDEQAISPLGLIISALIPTAVAAGCFLML
- a CDS encoding thiazole synthase, translating into MQQEHNPSLIVAGKTYRSRLLVGSGKYKDLEQTRLATEASGAEIITVAIRRVNIGQDPNAPSLLDVVPPNKYTILPNSAGCYSAEDAVYTLQLGRELLGGHKLCKLEVLGDEKTLFPNMPETLKAAQILVKGGFDVMVYCSDDPIQAKMLEDIGCVAIMPLASLIGSGMGILNPWNLSLIIQQATVPVLVDAGVGTASDAAIAMELGCDGVLMNTAIAGAHDPVRMARAMGLAVEAGREAFLAGRIPKKFVASASSPMAGRVA
- a CDS encoding UvrD-helicase domain-containing protein — its product is MQNLLHNLNPEQLAAVTLPSQSALILAGAGSGKTRVLTTRIAWLIQTGQVSPQGILAVTFTNKASKEMLLRLSAMLPINTRGLWIGTFHGLCNRLLRAHHRDASLPQTFQILDSSDQLSFIKRLLKANNVDDEKFPPRTLMYFINSAKDQGLRAAAVDAYDDFNRKMVALYELYDAQCQREGVVDFAELLLRTYELLSRNQPLREHYQARFKHILVDEFQDTNDLQYKWLKLISGQGNQHSGAVFAVGDDDQSIYAFRGANVGNMSSFEQEFKVENIIKLEQNYRSHGHILDTANTLIANNSKRLGKNLRTDAGHGEPVRIYEASSDIQEAQWIIEEAKNLIREGSLRSEIAILYRSNAQSRVIEHALFTANLPYKVYGGQRYFERAEIKHAIAYLQLMDNPHNDSAFLRVVNFPARGIGARSLEQLQDSAKQYGISLYAAVPYVAGKAGTSLGNFVKLIESARFETQRLSLPEMVKIVLDLSSLMTHYQNEKEGADRIENLEQLVNAATLFISEEGFRSDAPALLGPASQAAVGLVTIADGVEIIDADAALPTVMSPLSAFLSHASLEAGDNQAQVGQDALQLMTVHSAKGLEFDAVFITGLEEGLFPHENSAKEDSGVEEERRLMYVAITRARKRLYVSFSQTRMLHGQTRYNMRSRFFDEMPEESIKWLSPKIQPSWFGNKKSAWDEEPSAGANHIAQNFNKTSSKPGWRIGETVMHAKFGEGVIVNIEGGGSNARAHINFGRQGMKLLDLSIAKLDKV
- the coq7 gene encoding 2-polyprenyl-3-methyl-6-methoxy-1,4-benzoquinone monooxygenase; amino-acid sequence: MFDIDKFVIGFDRALRVVSGQAHASRAQPGHYLKETVLSEQDRKHSAGLMRVNHVGEVCAQALYDAQGRVTQSKDIKQAFTHSGKEEEDHLAWTAQRLADLNSHTSFLNPVWYAGAYVCGTIAAHCGDAISLGFVVETEKQVEAHLASHLDKLPSDDKKSKAIVEQMRLDEIAHGAAADALGASALPLPFQFLMKGMSKVMTTTAYYL
- a CDS encoding hydroxymethylpyrimidine/phosphomethylpyrimidine kinase, translated to MLDQPTNQPTNQPINAAASFKTRQRPCVLVFAGHDPSGGAGIQADSEAIAAQGAHALTIITALTVQDNDRVFAVHVIEPDIIRHQVRVLLQKCKIAAIKIGVVGHRANAECIAELVAEIVQSQPGTPDIPVILDPVLSSGHGDVLLLDDAPDQVIQPLLEVATLITPNMPEVQRLCPTSGDIVQQARQLLQFACRDVFIKGGHGSGRLVNNHWFANGHHQQWQWDRLPASYHGSGCTLASAIAGQLAAGASMGEALENAQRYTQDSLAQAYAIAPGQLIPCRI
- the thiE gene encoding thiamine phosphate synthase produces the protein MPILPSQFAGLYLVTPDWDDTDRLLAVSEQAIQGGARLLQYRHKFADIKLRMQQACALQSLCQRYAIPFIINDHIELCLALDADGIHVGGTDASVAEARAQVGSDKIVGASCYDDIQRAHAAQQAGASYVAFGGFYPSRVKQYPVTTPSSIISEANTQITLPNVVIGGMTVDNARPLVQAGANMVAAISSIYLADDPKASAKAFAALF